CATCACGTCTTGCCAGGTTCGCGTGGCAACGGTTGGATCCGCCGCAGAGAGGTAGGTGCGCGCCAGGTGAATGTTGAAACCAGGATGATAGGCGGATTCGTTTTTGGCGTTGAGCAGCCGAACTGCCTCGGCTTTGTCGGATGTCCCGAGGCTTTCCTGCCTGTTCGTTGTGCGGTCCTGGGCGTAGTAACGACCGCTGGTACCACGTCGATACAATCGGTATTTTGGCTTCATAATCTTTGCCGGTTATGAGCCTAAGGCACTGAAACCAGTCCACGTTAGCGAGCAGTGACGGAGTATCGCCGTGCTTATCCAGAGCTAGTCCGGAGTAGCTTCACAGCTGGCTATTTTGCTGGCACTGCCCGCTGGAACGAAAAGCAACCGGTTGATGCACACGCACCTCGGTTGAGGAAGAAAGGGCCGAGACGGCCCTTGTTAATCAAGCTCCGGCACCGATGCAAAACAAATACGGGGGTGAGATAGTCTGGCACACGAACAATATCCAAGCTAACCAACTTTCGCTCCTGCTACCTTCCTCTTCTCACCCTAGCCCAGGCGACTTTTCCACTAGCCGGGCGGCGTTTCACGTGCATGACGGCGACGATCCAGACGCGATAGGGTTTCTCCAGGTAAATGACCGCATAGGGAAACTGGGCGCTAAAGTATCGTCGGGCAGGTGGGTCAAATTTGTAGAAGCGTTGCGGGTCGGTGCAGACAGCACGCAGCAACCTTTCCATCTCACGGTAGAAGCGGATGCCCAGTTCCGGCTCGATCTGCGTGTAATGGTTAAGCGCCGGGTGGGCAACCCGCTGAACGACATTCCATGTCTGACGACCTGCGAGCCCAGAGCGAAGGCGGAAGGCCACCAGGCTTCACCGCCCTCCTGAATTCACGATGACCAGATCGGCGAACGTACGTTCACGAGTTTGGTCGTGGACATCGGAGCGAAGATTCGCGTGTGATCGGACGAACGACACGGCCCTTATGGACTGCGCGTGGCACGCCACCGCTTTTCCTTCACACCACGGAGAGCCCTTTGGACCGCCTGAGGTAAACCTACGAGCGTAGTGCGGTAAAGTCGGGGCAACGGGGACACCATGGCCCCCACATCTACAACGCCAACTCGGATACATTTGCGATACCAGCCGGGAAACTCCAGGACCGTAGTTCGGGAAAACTCGGATCCCATCTTGGAAACCTTGCGACGAGAAATCGGCAATGAGTGAGAGGGGAGCCACATCCTTCCGATCGCGTCGTACGCTACGACCGGAGCGTGGTTATTTGGAAACCGATTACGGTGGCAGGTTGGGAAAGCGGGCGAACCTTTTGCGACCTCAGTTCGGCCAAAATTACGATGTCAATTAAGTGCGTAACACTTCGTTTACAAAGTCCACCAGGCGTCCCGGGCCAGTCCAATCTGACGAAAAGAGGGTGGAAACAGGCCCTTAGCAACCGCAGCCAAGGCCGAAATACGATGACCTCCTCGTCCTTCCTGCCGGCATTCCGGCGGCTCACTTCCTCAATCGATAGAAGGTGTTCTGGGTTGGAAGGTCCAACTCCAGCTGACTGAGTCCAAGCGATCCTTCCACATCTTGCCAGTCACCGCCCGAAAGGGACGAGGCGCGCTGCAAAACGATGCCCGCGCCGCCGATCCAACTCAGTGCCAGCTTGGGGCCAGCCGGAGTGACGACGCGCTCAATTTTGGCGATTCGCAGCTGGAGCCCCTCTTCCCGGAGCATGGTGCCGAAGACATCCAAGGGCAGCACGTAGCTCCCTCCCGCATTGATGTAACGCACATGATTCGAGGCGAAACCAGCCTCATTGTCCGCGCTCTCGATTCCATACTTGTACTCCAGACGACGTGAGTCGCCGCGACGGAAGGTTCGTTGCCACGAATAAATGACATCGCCCGCTGTCTCATCGCCACCCGTGCCATCGTCCACCATCAGGTATTCCGCCGGTCTGGATCCCCAGGTCCACCACCCAGCAAACTGTCCGCTCAGATACACCCCCTCCGTAGTCGGATCAAACGGCACACTGCTGCCCAAGCGAACGGCCTGGCTCATATCCACCCTAAACGTAACTTCCGTGTCCACGTCGAGCACTTCGCTGAAGGAAAGCCCGTCGAAATAGACCAGGCCGGCCGACTTCTCAATAAATCCATCTCCATCCGCATCGGGTTCCTTGCCGTCGAAGGAAATTTTCTTATTCTCCCCCCCTTCCCAAACGGTTCGATCCGCCTCAACCGGAGCGGCAGGCTTCCAAATCGTAAACTTATACTCGATTACCGTGCCGGCCAGGAGCGCTTCGGCAGTATAGTCGACCACGTAGACACCAGGGCGTTCGGAATCCTCCAGCAGTTGCAGCCCTTGCGGTGGGGAGCCCCAGCCAAATCGGTTGCCGCGCACGTACACCATGTGATTGGCCGGATCGAATCGGCCGGTGGCGCTCTGCACATTCAAATCCACTTCAAAGCGCAGCTGAATGTTGACCGGAACACTCACGACCGAATCGCGGTCGAAATCCTCCTGCGGCAAAACCGTCTCTCCGGCGGATAACACAAACGTCCGATTAGGATCGCCCTCCCAGGTCGCGTTGCCCCCCCTGAGGCTGACAAACTTATAGGGAATGGTCTGGCCGATCAGGGAATCCGCCAGATCAGCCACTCCTTCATACACACCGTCCGATTCCGGATCGGCCAACTCCAACCCGCCGGAGCCCGGCCAGCCGTTAAAGGATCCGCGAACGACCACTTGGTCCGAAGCGGGATCGAACAGACCCTCGGCCGTCTTTACCCCCAGGTTCACCCGAAAGGTCACCATATTCTGGGCCAGCCCCCCCATGGAGGACCAAAGCAAGGCGAGGAAGACGAAGCCGAACCGTTGAAAAATAAGGCGTTTCATAAGGCAATCATGGGTTCGCGATTGAGTCGACATGCGAAACAGGTGGATGGCCAGAACTTGCCCGGAAGGCCGGGTTGAATCAAGGCAAAACGAGTTGCTCATTCCCAACCGCCGTAGAGCTTTTCGACCGATCGAGCAATCTCCTCCGGTCAAGGCGAAGGCGTTCTGAGAAGTGCTCCTGGCAAGCTACAAACGAGAAGAGCCCTCCACACGGAGGGCTCTGAGAGAGAGAGAACTAGGTCTGCCTGGCGATGGGAAACTATACTCTCGGATCTCGACATCGGCAATGGCCCGTCCCTACGGTCCGGCACCTCGGGGAAACCCCGGTCCGCGAGCCGATGCGTCCGAAGGAGTCGAGGAGGCGATTACGATTACAATACCGATACGACCAAGTCGCCCCGAGGTGCGGTTTCTGGAGGCTTTCAAGGAAGAGGTTGGCCACGGAACACGCTGACTACACGGAGTCGGAGGGGATCATGAAGAGCACGCTCCTCAGTCGGCTCAACTCTGGCTAGTCGCTCTTCAGATCCGTGTGGTCCGCGTCGTCCGTGGGCAACATGTCCGGCGGTGATCGCTGCTAAACCGATCCTCTTTCCAGAGACAACTTTCGCTGCAAGTAGACGACATCCAGCCAACGGTCGAATTTGAAGCCCACTTCGGGGAATCGTCCCACCTCGCGAAAATCAAACCGGGCGTGCAGCCGCAGACTCGCTTCATTGGTCGCATCAACCGCCGCGATGATGGAACGAAGCCCCAGCTGCGAGCCTCGCATGATCAAGGGTTCAAGGAGCAACTGGCCAACCCCCTGCCCCCGCCAGCCGGACGCGACATAGATCGAGTTCTCCACCGTGAAACGAAATCCGGGACGACGATGATACGGGCTCAATGAGCTCCATCCCACCACCTCCCCATCCTCAGCCACCGCTACAAACACAGGCAGATTCAGAGACACATGCTCCTGATACCACGCCACGCGACGATCCAAGCTCTCTGGCTCGTAGTCGTAGGTGGCCGTCGTGGTCAACACTGCCTGATTGTAAATGGACGAGATGGGCTCCACATCGGATAGGTTAGCCGATCGCATGATCACCGAAGACATACGCGCGATCTTCCCGACCTCCCTTGACTTGTCGACCGCAAAATTCCCGAAGGCCCCGAGCCACGAGAGTGATCTTACTCACGACGGTCGCAACGACGAATTTTCAGATCACACCTTAAAGAACAAATCATCTTCACAAGAAAACGAATGCTGATTAGGTGCTCGGTTGACAAGAGGTTCGTGTCCATTGAGGGTGAGACCGTTCCGGATCTGCATCGAATGAATCAATGTATTTTCACTCGCCCCACTCGAGCGCCACAGAGCCCCATCAGAGCATCCCCCGAGGCACGTATCGCCCTGCTGTATTTAGGCATCGCCGCCGCCATCCTCTCCCTTGACTCGCAAGCCGCTGTCTTGGTCGATCTGGATGCCACGCAATTACCCATGGGAGAACAAGGAACGTGGGAAAATCGAGGAACCTTGCCGGGCAATTTCGAAACCGCCGGCTTGAGCCTTCCACAGGTGATCGCTCGCGATGAGGTTCGTGGGGTGCTCTTTCCTGCCAGCACTGATCCCATTGCGGGAGCCCACTACGTAGGTCCAACGGCTCCCTTACAGATCACCGGTGGGGGGGCACGTACGGTGGAGGCGTGGATCTACGATCCGAGTCCGCAGCCGGAGAAGGTAGTCGTGGCCTGGGGACATCGCGGAGGCCCGGATGGCAGCAACTGTTCGTTCGGCCACGGCACCGATCCCGGGTTTGGAGCCGTGGCTCATTGGGGAAATCCAGGTCCCGATCTCGGCTGGAACCAGCGCCTGGTGTTTAACGCCTGGACGCACATCGCTTACACGTTTGATGGCGAGGAATCACGTACCTACCAGGACGGCCAATTGGCGACTGTGGAGTCCATGGTGTTGAACACCTGGCAGGTGGACGACAATGGCCTGCCGGTGCCGATCCGGATCGCCCGACAAAACAGCCGCATCGGGACGCCGAGTTCGGCCGGTATCGGCGAGATCGTCGTCGCCCGAGTGCGCATTCACGACCGCGCGCTGGCGGCGTCGGAACTCGAAGCTGCCTTTGCTGGTGAGCGGGCTGATTTCGGACTCGATGACCCTGATCAAGATGGCCTGCCCACCTGGTTTGAAAAACGCTTCGACTTCCTCGATCCCAGCGATGGCCGCGATGGTGCCATGGATCAAGACGAGGATGGACTCAACAACCTGGGTGAGTTCCAAGCTGGTACCGACCTGCTCAATCCTGATACGGATCAGGACGGACTTGCCGACGGGGAGGAGATTTTCCGCACCGTCAACGGAACCAACTCCCCCACCAACGCACTGGTCAAGGACTCCGACCAGGATGGACTCTCCGACCTCATGGAGACCTTGCTCGGAACCGATCCCAATCGAAGCGATACGGATAGCGATGGATTTTCCGACGGACAGGAAGTCCTCCATCTCAGCAATGCGCTGAGCGACCTCAGCACTCCCGACCTGACCGAGGGATCTCCGGTCATCGAACTCAATCTCACGCGGCTCCCCCTGGGTCCGGCACTCACTCTGCCAAACACCGGATTTCTCGATGGTGACTTCATCACCACCGCCTCTCCGGCAGAGGTAGTCGTTGAGGATGGGGTTCGGGGGCTGAAACTGGTCGGAGGCGACACGGAGTTCTACACGGGCCCCATCGTTCCAGAGTTCTTGGCGCACGATCACTCTCGGAGCATCGAAGCATGGATCTTCAATCCGTCCTTGGAGGAACAGGAGACCGTGATCTCCTGGGGCCGACGCGGCGGGCCCGACGGAACTCACCTCTCGCTCAACCATGGGAACAGTCCCACGACCGGAGCAGCCGTGCATTGGCGGCAGCCAGATCTCGGCTGGCGGGATCGGGCCATCGCAGGCCGCTGGACCTACCTAGCCTATGTGCACAGCGCCGAAGAATCCGCCGTTCGCGTCTACGCGGACGGCACGGAAGCGAGTTCCGCCAGCGGGATCATCCTGGATACCTGGCCGGTCGATGACCAGCCCACCCCCCGAGGACTGCCCTTCCGGCTGGGATGCCAAAACAACAGTGATGGCACACCCGCACCAGGCTTCCGGGCGAGTTTAACGCTAGGTCGAATTCGGGTCTACGACCGTGCGTTGAGCTCCGAGACAATTCTCGAGAACTACCGTCGCGACCTGCCGGAATTCGGAAAACCTAGGTTGATCAACGTTACCCTTAACCCCCTGAACCAAACGATGAGTTTATGGTGGGAGGAATCGATCGGGCGAGTCTACTCGATCGAAGAGTCGAGCGATGCGGTGGAATGGAACAAACTGGGCATCGGAACAGAGGGGCGCTTCCAGGTGCCGATCCTACCGGAGGTTCGGCTACGCTATTTCCGACTCCGTGCCGAATGAACGGCTATTGGCACGGGCAACCAACGAAAGGAATGTTCGGAAATGCCCTCCCAAAAGAGTAGAGCCCTCCACACGGAGGGCTCTTAAGAGAGAGAACTAGGTCTGCCTGGCGATGGAGAAGCTTACTCCTTACCCGCGGCTCTGGCAATCGTCCCCGGCTACGGTCCAGAGCCCCGGGGAATCCCCGGTCAAGGCGGGCTGAACCAATCCCGAGGCTCCGCTCCCAGAGATGCCAGGGCCTCCCCCAGCGTGGCGGAAGGGATGGCCTCCATGAGCAAACCATCCAGGTCGCTCAGAAAGTGATCCAGCCGATCGTGATTCACGCGCGTCACGGATGTCCGAGGAGATTTACGCTCCAGAGCAGTGGCCAACAAAGCATGAAGCCCCATCGCAGCGGAGAGTTCCGGCTCGGTGACCAAACGCGAATCCTTAAGCAGCCGGCTCCGAACGGATGCGATGCGGTCACATTTGTGCTTCAGGTAGATCCAGAGTGGATCCCCTACCCATTCCCGACGGGCCGCGTGGTAGAGAAAGCTCCACAGCCCCCGTGACAGCTGGTCCAGGAGGACCCGATCGGCGGCAGACCGCAGAGAATCATCGAGGTCTTCCTCTTCCGCATCCAGTCCGCAGCTCAAGCATGGCAGACCAGTCCGACGCACGTACACTTGCCATGGTAAAACGAACCCCGCGCTCACGAGGCGGATCCATAACAGGTGGTGGGCTTGGGAGGACTTCAGGAGCAGTGCCAGAGGGTCCAGGACATTTTCCAGCTGCCCGGTGGTCTGCCAGCTGATCGAACTCCTCTGGGTTAGGCTCAACCGAGATGCGACTGGGTCTCGTTCATCTCCTGTTCCCTCCTGCAGGAGCCGCCGCAGCATCCGAAGCATCTCGTCGAACGCACACGAGGCGGCGAACTTCCAGGCATGACTCTCGGCAGTGTTCATATCCATTGTCAAAGCAGCGAACTAGTTTCCCACTCTCGATGCAGCCCAGGCAGCCAGCGCGGCTTCCAAGGACCAGGCCGCACAGTTCGAAGGTCCGGCTCCTATGATCGCAAAGCCGAATACGCTGTAGTCGATCGGCACGATCGAGTCGTCCGCTTCCAAGAAACCAATGGCCCGATCCCATCCTAGATATTGAAGACTGTTGAGTCGGGCCACTTTGAAATGCCAAGTGGATTGTCGCTGAAAGGCCTGGAGAGATGCCGATCGACGCCGAATGCCGCCCACCGAAGTTCCCAACAGCGGCTTGGGACCAAGAATCCCAACTTCGTAGCGAACGCCAGTTCGCGCGGTCAGATTCTGGACGAAGAGGGCCGAGTGGATCGGGGCAGACTTCGATGCTTGGAGCCGAATGCCCCAGTACACGTCCCATACCTTGGCCCTAGCCGACTGCAGCGCCGCCCGAGGAGTATGGGCCTCCACCGTTCGGATGCTGGATTGCACCTTCTGAACCAAATCGATCTCGAGCAGGGTAAAGTATCCACTCGGATCGGCTCGATTGATCGGGTCGCCAGCAGCATAGAGATATCGATGCTGGGAACCAGGATCCTCGCTCCCGCCTTCAAAGGCATCGGCAGTGCGAAACCGGCCGCTCTCAGGTTCATACCAACGGGCACGTAAATCCAGCGTTCCCAAACCCACGGCCAGCCATTCGCCCCGAAAACCGCGCTGCCCCCAGGCCGTGTCTTCCAGCTCTCCCACCTCAGATCCTGCGGAGCTGCCATCCAACTTGATGCCAAAGGCGTCAAAGTCCGACAACTCCGAGAAGATCAGGTCTGACTCTGGCGTGCCCGCGGCGATCGATCTACCACGAATGGAAGCACGCCCATCAACTACCAACCAATTCACTTCCACCTCTTCCGGTCCGGTCCAAATCGCTTGCGCCACCGGATGCACACCAACGAGATGAGACTCCAAACCCACGCCACCCCCGGTGGTGGCCATCACCTGACTGAACCCCGAGGGATGAAGCGGGTCGATCAAGATACGGCCTTCCTGAGTGAACTCGACGCCGGTATCCGGATCCGTCAACGTTCTGACTTCCAGAACCCGGCGTCCGTCCGCGTCGCAGACGTAACGAACTCCGCTGAGCTGCGCAGATCCCGCCTCCGCCGCCGACATCTCCACCAGCCCACACCAGCCCCCCACCCACAGCAGCACCAGACAGCGCAGCTGCCCCGCGACAACTTCGATCGACCTCCACATCATTGGATAGAACTCCTCCACGCAGCCATCTTGACGCAACAAACCGGCCCGGCAATCGGAGGAATAAGGGGAAAGCCTGGAAAACTCGGGAGAAGAATCCCTAAAAGTAAGGAATACCAAGATGGTCGTTTTATCGACAAG
Above is a genomic segment from Verrucomicrobiales bacterium containing:
- a CDS encoding N-acetyltransferase; amino-acid sequence: MSSVIMRSANLSDVEPISSIYNQAVLTTTATYDYEPESLDRRVAWYQEHVSLNLPVFVAVAEDGEVVGWSSLSPYHRRPGFRFTVENSIYVASGWRGQGVGQLLLEPLIMRGSQLGLRSIIAAVDATNEASLRLHARFDFREVGRFPEVGFKFDRWLDVVYLQRKLSLERGSV